Proteins encoded together in one Telopea speciosissima isolate NSW1024214 ecotype Mountain lineage chromosome 4, Tspe_v1, whole genome shotgun sequence window:
- the LOC122659253 gene encoding probable pectinesterase 55, with protein sequence MWLNIPAFDLLACTLIFTTLLGTSKAADCLSNDPYAPKVAYTITVQKYGGYGNFTTIQAAINSIHSQNNRWVRILISPGFYREKVIVPADKPCILLQGKNSKSTMISWNDHTITDKSATFTSLANNFVAKNIAFKNAYRYQTPMNGNPIMQSVAVEVVGDKSSFHRCSFFGFQDTLWDVKGRHYFKNCYIEGAVDFIWGNGQSIYEGCKISVLPCLGGLVTGFITAQGRNLANENSGFVFKAGKVFGNGNAEAYLGRAYGAYSRVIWYGTEFSDVIVPQGWQAWNYVNHE encoded by the exons ATGTGGCTCAATATTCCAGCATTTGATCTCTTGGCTTGCACATTGATCTTCACTACTTTGTTGGGCACTAGTAAAGCTGCTGATTGTCTTTCTAATGATCCATATGCACCAAAAGTTGCTTATACCATTACTGTTCAAAAATATGGTGGTTATGGTAATTTTACTACAATTCAAGCTGCCATCAATTCCATTCACTCACAGAATAATCGATGGGTTCGTATCCTTATTAGTCCTGGATTTTATAG AGAGAAGGTTATTGTCCCAGCAGACAAGCCCTGCATACTTCTTCAAGGAAAGAATAGTAAGAGCACTATGATTTCATGGAATGACCATACAATAACAGATAAGAGTGCTACTTTCACCTCATTGGCTAATAATTTTGTGGCAAAAAATATTGCATTCAAG AATGCATATAGGTATCAGACACCTATGAATGGAAACCCTATTATGCAGTCAGTTGCAGTTGAAGTAGTTGGTGACAAATCATCTTTTCATAGATGTAGTTTCTTTGGATTTCAAGATACATTATGGGATGTTAAAGGTCGCCATTACTTTAAAAACTGTTATATTGAAGGTGCTGTGGATTTCATTTGGGGGAATGGCCAGTCCATATATGAG GGATGTAAAATATCTGTTCTTCCTTGTTTAGGAGGACTGGTAACAGGATTTATTACAGCTCAAGGCCGAAACTTGGCAAATGAGAACAGTGGATTTGTGTTTAAAGCTGGTAAAGTATTTGGAAATGGTAACGCAGAGGCTTATCTTGGTAGAGCTTATGGAGCTTATTCAAGAGTAATTTGGTATGGAACAGAATTCTCTGATGTTATAGTTCCTCAAGGATGGCAAGCTTGGAACTATGTCAACCATGAGTAA